A genomic region of Hydrogenovibrio crunogenus contains the following coding sequences:
- a CDS encoding DUF481 domain-containing protein encodes MKKRFILVALTSALTAQQSIAKPQELGLSGSGEAGYSNTTGNTDTEALFASLKSSYTQKTYKLKGLIEAQNKKENNVRTQERYVGDFQGNKFFSDYQDAYGFGQFRAENDRFASINLNTYLLVGLGYNFIQEKDLILTAEAGIGNQSTDYIKESTDKDFSQTIGKLYGNFEYGFNSNVRFLQDAAAYAGERQTHYETNTGLKVKLNGNLSMKATFKYRFNDNPADGKKKEDTETLITLVYDF; translated from the coding sequence ATGAAAAAAAGATTTATCCTTGTCGCACTTACATCCGCTCTTACAGCTCAACAAAGTATTGCCAAGCCACAGGAACTCGGACTGAGTGGTTCTGGGGAAGCCGGTTATTCAAACACAACCGGTAACACGGATACAGAAGCGTTGTTTGCATCGCTAAAATCGAGCTACACGCAAAAAACCTATAAACTTAAAGGCCTTATCGAAGCGCAAAATAAAAAAGAAAATAATGTCCGCACCCAAGAGCGTTATGTTGGGGATTTCCAAGGCAATAAATTCTTTTCAGACTATCAAGATGCTTATGGATTTGGTCAATTTCGTGCAGAGAATGATCGTTTCGCATCCATCAATTTAAACACATACTTGTTAGTCGGTTTAGGGTATAACTTTATTCAAGAAAAAGATTTAATTCTGACAGCTGAAGCGGGTATCGGTAATCAATCAACTGACTATATCAAAGAAAGCACCGATAAAGACTTTTCACAAACGATTGGTAAACTGTACGGTAACTTTGAATATGGTTTTAACTCCAATGTTCGTTTCTTACAAGATGCCGCGGCTTATGCGGGTGAAAGACAAACCCACTATGAAACCAACACTGGGTTAAAAGTTAAGCTAAACGGTAACTTGAGCATGAAAGCAACCTTTAAGTATCGCTTTAACGACAACCCTGCTGACGGTAAGAAAAAAGAAGACACGGAAACGCTCATCACACTTGTCTACGACTTTTAA
- the csrA gene encoding carbon storage regulator CsrA yields the protein MLVLTRRAGETLMIGDDIKLTVVGIKSGQVRLGIEAPKDVQIQREELLLKSEKAENKADEPSGIEIVSAD from the coding sequence ATGTTGGTATTAACACGTCGAGCTGGCGAGACGTTGATGATTGGTGATGATATTAAACTGACTGTAGTGGGGATTAAAAGCGGTCAGGTTCGGCTTGGCATAGAAGCACCGAAAGATGTTCAGATCCAGCGAGAAGAATTGCTTCTGAAAAGTGAAAAAGCTGAAAACAAGGCTGATGAGCCGTCAGGGATTGAGATTGTCAGCGCAGATTAG
- a CDS encoding aspartate kinase: MALIVQKYGGTSVGNVERIQNVADKVAKFIDEGHQIVVTLSAMSGETNRLTALAKEVQDQPSRREMDVLLTTGEQVTIALLSMALQQKGYDAISYTGWQVPIKTNEIHSKARIEEIDSDKIRNQLTQGKVVVVAGFQGVTPEGDITTLGRGGSDTTAVALAAALKADECQIYTDVDGVYTTDPRVVPEAKRLDVVTFDEMLELASLGAKVLQIRSVEFASKYKVPLRVLSSMKEGGGTLLISEEDFEDLDMEKPLISGIAFSRDEAKLMILGVPDKPGVAYQILGPVSDANIEIDMIIQNQSVDGTTDFTFTVARGDLNAAQKILEKTAESLGAREVLCDDTIVKISMVGVGMKSHSGIASTMFKTLADHNINIQMIGTTEIKISVVIEESYLEEAVQALHAAFELDK; encoded by the coding sequence ATGGCATTAATTGTTCAAAAATATGGCGGTACCTCAGTTGGTAACGTCGAGCGCATCCAAAATGTCGCCGATAAAGTCGCAAAATTTATTGATGAAGGGCATCAGATTGTCGTCACTCTGTCTGCAATGAGTGGTGAAACAAATCGTTTAACAGCACTTGCAAAAGAAGTACAGGATCAACCGTCACGTCGTGAGATGGATGTGTTGTTAACGACAGGTGAGCAAGTAACGATTGCATTGTTAAGTATGGCATTGCAACAAAAAGGTTATGACGCCATCTCTTATACCGGGTGGCAGGTTCCCATCAAAACTAATGAAATTCACTCCAAAGCACGAATTGAAGAAATTGATTCCGATAAAATTCGAAACCAACTGACCCAAGGAAAGGTTGTAGTGGTTGCTGGGTTTCAAGGCGTAACGCCTGAGGGTGATATTACCACGTTGGGGCGTGGAGGGTCGGATACGACAGCCGTTGCCTTAGCAGCCGCTTTAAAAGCGGATGAGTGCCAGATTTATACCGATGTCGATGGCGTTTATACAACCGATCCTCGTGTTGTGCCTGAAGCAAAACGATTAGATGTTGTGACATTTGATGAAATGCTTGAGCTGGCTAGCTTGGGAGCCAAGGTACTGCAAATTCGTTCTGTTGAATTTGCCAGTAAATATAAAGTGCCTTTAAGAGTGCTTTCATCAATGAAAGAAGGGGGTGGGACGCTTCTCATCTCAGAAGAAGATTTTGAGGATTTAGACATGGAAAAACCATTAATTTCAGGGATTGCATTTAGCCGAGATGAAGCAAAGCTAATGATTTTGGGTGTACCCGATAAGCCAGGAGTCGCTTATCAAATTCTAGGACCAGTTTCAGATGCAAATATTGAAATTGATATGATTATCCAAAACCAAAGTGTTGATGGCACCACTGATTTTACGTTTACGGTTGCTCGTGGAGACTTGAATGCAGCCCAGAAAATTCTGGAAAAAACAGCTGAGTCATTAGGTGCAAGAGAAGTTCTTTGCGATGACACGATCGTGAAAATTTCAATGGTCGGTGTCGGCATGAAATCGCATTCCGGCATTGCCAGCACCATGTTTAAAACATTGGCAGATCATAATATTAATATTCAAATGATTGGTACCACAGAAATTAAAATCTCAGTGGTGATAGAAGAATCTTATTTAGAAGAAGCGGTTCAGGCGCTTCACGCCGCATTTGAATTAGATAAATAA
- the alaS gene encoding alanine--tRNA ligase encodes MTSAELRKAFLDFFVKQGHTAVHSSPVVPGNDPTLLFTNAGMVQFKETFLGQETREYKRATSVQRCIRAGGKHNDLENVGYTARHHTFFEMLGNFSFGDYFKREAIQYAWKFLTEELGLPEEKLWITVFEEDQEAEDIWLKEMGVSAERFSRCGAKDNFWSMGDTGPCGPCSEIFYDHGADVAGGPPGSPDEDGDRYIEIWNLVFMQFDRSEDGTLTPLPKPSVDTGMGLERLAAVMQNQHNNYDIDLFQAIVKKASALTGEKDLSNSSLRVIADHIRSCAFMIVDGVLPSNEGRGYVLRRIIRRAIRHGYKLGQTDIFFYQLVPTLVEQMGDAYPELVKEQANVERALKLEEERFAETLENGMKILEEDIAQLSGSVISGSTAFKLYDTYGFPLDLTADVARERNLSVDESGFEQEMEAQRARARSASNFGAQSKNKVDYTGTTHFIGYEQDEAEAEIAAIFVDNVSVDKASEGQEAIVILNQTPFYAESGGQVGDQGSLTEGMNSFHVDNCQKQGAAFLHIGKVTAGSISVGQTILAHIDVKARRASERNHSATHLLHAALRTVLGTHVGQKGSLVQPERLRFDFSHFEPISAEQLLEIEQLVNHNIMLNAQVMMEEMDIEAAKAKGAMALFGEKYGDVVRVVDMGDFSIELCGGTHVNWTGEIGPFRITSESGIASGVRRIEAVTGEAAWQTIYDMEKSLLNIAANLKTDKPQVESKVVQLVTEQKELEKQLKQLQSKLASSQGGDLASSVTEVNGVNVLAAELEGADVNTLRETLDKLRDKLEPAAIVLAAVDGEKVSLVAGVSKSITGKVKAGELVNHVAQQVGGKGGGRPDMAQAGGKDPSKLKEALASVKEWVATVA; translated from the coding sequence ATGACCAGTGCAGAACTCAGAAAAGCATTTTTAGACTTTTTTGTTAAGCAAGGCCATACAGCTGTGCATTCAAGCCCAGTCGTGCCAGGAAATGACCCAACGTTACTGTTTACTAACGCAGGAATGGTTCAGTTTAAAGAAACCTTTCTAGGTCAGGAAACCCGAGAATATAAACGTGCAACCAGTGTGCAACGTTGTATCCGTGCGGGTGGAAAACACAATGATTTGGAAAACGTGGGGTATACCGCCCGTCACCATACTTTCTTTGAAATGTTAGGTAACTTCAGCTTTGGGGATTACTTTAAGCGTGAAGCCATTCAGTACGCCTGGAAATTTTTGACTGAAGAACTCGGTCTGCCCGAAGAAAAACTTTGGATTACCGTGTTTGAAGAAGACCAAGAAGCAGAAGATATCTGGTTGAAAGAAATGGGTGTCAGTGCCGAGCGCTTTTCTCGTTGTGGTGCCAAAGACAATTTCTGGTCGATGGGTGATACCGGACCTTGTGGGCCGTGTTCTGAAATTTTTTATGACCACGGTGCTGATGTGGCGGGTGGTCCTCCTGGATCCCCAGACGAAGATGGCGATCGCTATATCGAGATCTGGAACCTGGTTTTCATGCAATTCGATCGTTCGGAAGATGGCACTTTAACGCCGCTACCAAAGCCCTCTGTGGATACTGGCATGGGATTGGAACGCTTAGCTGCGGTCATGCAAAATCAGCATAATAACTATGACATTGATTTATTCCAAGCCATTGTTAAAAAAGCCTCTGCGCTGACTGGAGAAAAAGATTTAAGTAACAGTTCTTTACGCGTCATTGCAGACCACATCCGTTCTTGTGCCTTTATGATTGTGGATGGTGTGTTGCCTTCCAATGAAGGACGAGGCTATGTGTTACGTCGTATCATTCGTCGTGCCATCCGTCATGGTTATAAGTTAGGACAAACTGATATCTTCTTCTATCAGTTGGTGCCGACATTGGTAGAACAAATGGGGGATGCTTATCCTGAGTTAGTCAAGGAACAAGCTAACGTTGAGCGTGCCTTAAAGTTAGAAGAAGAACGTTTTGCGGAAACGCTTGAAAACGGCATGAAGATTCTGGAAGAAGACATCGCTCAGTTAAGCGGTTCTGTGATCAGTGGTTCAACGGCATTCAAGCTGTACGATACTTATGGCTTTCCACTCGACTTAACGGCTGACGTGGCACGTGAACGTAATTTAAGTGTTGACGAGTCTGGCTTTGAGCAGGAAATGGAAGCGCAAAGAGCCAGAGCGCGTTCGGCTAGCAACTTTGGTGCTCAGAGCAAAAATAAAGTGGATTACACAGGAACTACTCACTTTATTGGTTATGAGCAGGATGAAGCTGAAGCGGAGATTGCAGCTATTTTTGTTGATAACGTTTCAGTGGATAAGGCTTCAGAAGGTCAAGAAGCGATTGTGATTTTGAATCAAACGCCGTTTTATGCCGAATCAGGTGGTCAGGTAGGTGATCAGGGCAGCCTGACCGAAGGCATGAATAGTTTTCATGTGGATAACTGTCAAAAGCAAGGCGCCGCTTTTCTGCATATTGGTAAGGTGACGGCAGGTTCTATTTCGGTAGGGCAAACGATACTTGCACATATTGATGTGAAAGCCCGTCGTGCTTCCGAGCGTAACCATTCCGCAACGCATTTATTGCATGCTGCATTAAGAACGGTGTTAGGGACGCATGTAGGACAGAAAGGGTCGTTGGTACAGCCAGAAAGATTGCGGTTCGATTTTTCACACTTTGAACCGATTTCTGCCGAGCAATTACTTGAAATTGAACAGTTGGTGAACCATAACATCATGCTGAATGCTCAGGTGATGATGGAAGAAATGGATATTGAAGCCGCCAAAGCCAAAGGTGCGATGGCATTGTTTGGTGAAAAGTATGGCGATGTGGTCCGAGTAGTGGATATGGGCGACTTTTCCATCGAGTTATGTGGTGGAACGCATGTGAATTGGACAGGTGAGATCGGTCCTTTCCGTATCACTTCCGAAAGCGGGATTGCTTCCGGAGTGCGTCGTATCGAAGCGGTTACGGGCGAAGCAGCCTGGCAAACGATTTATGACATGGAAAAAAGTTTGTTAAACATTGCGGCCAACCTCAAAACCGATAAACCACAAGTTGAATCGAAAGTGGTTCAATTAGTGACAGAACAAAAAGAGCTTGAAAAGCAGTTAAAGCAATTGCAATCTAAATTGGCTTCTTCTCAAGGTGGTGATTTGGCCAGTTCCGTAACAGAAGTGAATGGGGTGAACGTGCTGGCTGCCGAGTTAGAAGGAGCGGACGTGAATACGCTTCGTGAAACCCTTGATAAGTTAAGAGATAAGCTTGAACCGGCTGCCATCGTGCTTGCCGCCGTGGATGGTGAGAAGGTATCTTTGGTCGCGGGTGTCAGTAAGTCCATTACTGGAAAAGTGAAAGCTGGAGAGTTGGTGAACCATGTGGCACAACAAGTCGGTGGAAAAGGGGGCGGACGCCCTGATATGGCACAAGCCGGCGGCAAAGATCCGAGTAAATTAAAAGAAGCTTTGGCTTCAGTAAAAGAGTGGGTTGCAACAGTCGCTTAA
- a CDS encoding regulatory protein RecX has protein sequence MESEQDIRQALAQQLESRAVYLLSMREHGRKELANKLIQKIAGVEDYPGLVDFVLDKCAENNWLSDERYIETYVRQAMEKGQGPYKIRQTLRQRTHREDLIEAYLAMEDSDWADLAKEALLKKYGESAHSLERKEQARRMRFLQSRGFSQSQIWKALN, from the coding sequence ATGGAAAGCGAGCAAGACATTCGCCAGGCGTTGGCGCAACAATTGGAAAGCAGGGCCGTTTATCTGCTGTCGATGCGTGAGCATGGCCGAAAAGAGTTGGCGAATAAGTTGATTCAAAAGATCGCAGGAGTTGAAGATTACCCAGGCCTGGTCGATTTTGTGCTCGATAAGTGTGCTGAAAATAACTGGTTGTCGGATGAACGCTATATCGAAACTTATGTTCGACAAGCCATGGAAAAAGGTCAAGGGCCTTATAAAATTCGACAGACGTTACGGCAACGAACCCATCGTGAGGATTTGATTGAAGCCTATTTGGCGATGGAGGATTCGGATTGGGCTGATTTGGCAAAAGAAGCCTTACTGAAAAAATATGGAGAGTCAGCTCATTCATTAGAACGAAAAGAGCAGGCCAGAAGAATGCGGTTTCTTCAATCACGTGGTTTTAGTCAATCACAGATATGGAAAGCGTTGAATTAA
- the recA gene encoding recombinase RecA — translation MDENKKKALEAALGQIEKQFGKGSIMRMGDQGAVRDIDSVSTGSLGLDVALGIGGLPRGRVVEIYGPESSGKTTLTLHAIAEMQKMGGTAAFVDAEHALDPIYAEKLGVDIDNLLVSQPDTGEQALEITDSLVRSGAVDIVIVDSVAALTPKAEIEGDMGDSHMGLQARLMSQALRKLTANIKRTNTLVIFINQIRMKIGVMFGNPETTTGGNALKFYSSVRLDIRRIGAIKKGDEILGNETRVKVVKNKVSPPFKQVEFDILYGQGISREGEVIDLGVKEKLIEKAGAWYSYQGQKIGQGKDNVRQFLKDNPDIYETLQVQIKERLMPKPNAAKDSEALDETGTD, via the coding sequence ATGGATGAGAATAAAAAGAAAGCGCTTGAAGCGGCTTTAGGTCAAATTGAAAAGCAGTTTGGTAAAGGTTCCATCATGCGAATGGGTGATCAAGGTGCCGTTCGCGATATTGATTCTGTTTCGACTGGTTCTTTAGGGTTAGACGTGGCATTGGGTATTGGCGGGTTACCGCGTGGCCGTGTGGTTGAGATTTACGGCCCAGAATCTTCCGGTAAAACGACGCTGACTTTGCATGCCATTGCAGAAATGCAAAAAATGGGCGGCACAGCAGCTTTTGTGGATGCCGAGCATGCGTTAGACCCGATTTATGCAGAAAAACTTGGGGTGGACATTGATAATCTCTTGGTCTCTCAACCTGATACGGGAGAACAGGCACTGGAAATCACCGATTCTTTAGTGCGCTCCGGTGCGGTGGATATCGTCATCGTGGATTCGGTTGCCGCTTTAACACCGAAAGCGGAAATTGAAGGTGATATGGGTGATTCTCATATGGGGTTGCAAGCCCGTTTAATGTCGCAAGCCTTGCGAAAGCTAACGGCTAACATCAAGCGTACCAATACCTTGGTGATCTTCATTAACCAGATTCGTATGAAAATCGGCGTGATGTTTGGAAACCCTGAAACCACAACGGGTGGGAATGCATTGAAATTCTACTCTTCCGTTCGTTTGGACATTCGTCGTATAGGGGCGATTAAAAAGGGTGATGAAATTCTTGGAAATGAAACACGCGTTAAAGTGGTTAAAAACAAGGTTTCTCCACCGTTTAAACAGGTTGAGTTTGATATTTTATACGGCCAAGGGATTTCTCGTGAAGGCGAAGTGATTGACTTGGGTGTGAAGGAGAAACTGATTGAAAAAGCCGGTGCTTGGTATAGTTATCAAGGTCAAAAAATTGGTCAAGGTAAAGACAATGTGCGTCAGTTCTTGAAAGATAATCCTGACATTTATGAAACCCTTCAGGTTCAGATTAAAGAGCGCTTGATGCCGAAGCCGAATGCGGCTAAAGATTCTGAAGCCTTAGACGAAACCGGCACGGACTAA
- a CDS encoding CinA family protein: protein MVSRSSLESLVAEVGNALKQHNKLIVTAESCTGGLIAEALTSVAGSTAWFDRAYITYSYESKREMLGVHETTIQHKGAVSQECVEEMVIGALQESHATVSVACSGIAGPGGGTPDKPVGTVWISWAVQGHDEVVSKLYHFDGDRNAVRLACTVEALKGVLSILEEV from the coding sequence ATGGTGAGCCGTTCTAGTCTCGAATCTTTGGTTGCAGAAGTCGGGAATGCGTTAAAACAACATAATAAACTGATTGTAACGGCGGAATCGTGTACAGGGGGCTTGATTGCGGAAGCTTTGACCAGTGTGGCAGGCAGCACGGCTTGGTTTGATCGCGCTTACATTACTTATAGTTATGAATCCAAACGGGAAATGCTCGGCGTGCATGAAACTACGATTCAGCACAAAGGGGCGGTCAGTCAGGAGTGTGTTGAAGAAATGGTGATTGGCGCGCTTCAAGAGTCTCATGCCACCGTGAGTGTAGCTTGTAGTGGGATTGCAGGCCCTGGCGGCGGTACACCGGACAAACCTGTAGGCACGGTGTGGATTTCATGGGCGGTGCAAGGTCACGATGAAGTGGTTTCCAAACTCTATCATTTTGATGGGGATCGTAATGCGGTGCGTCTGGCATGTACGGTAGAAGCTTTGAAAGGGGTTTTATCCATTTTAGAAGAAGTCTAA
- the mutS gene encoding DNA mismatch repair protein MutS, with translation MADTIKHTPMMQQYLAVKADYPNQLLFYRMGDFYELFYEDAVKASELLEITLTARGKSGGNPIPMAGIPHHSAEGYLAKLVKLGQSVAICEQIGDPSTSKGPVERKVVRVITPGTLVEDALLEDKSENLLAAIFQQADEYGLATLDVASGRFEATLLPSPSQLSAEVERLKPAEIILPDDPLFKQNLPESIQNRPGLVDYPSWHFEKDSCRKRLIDHFGTQDLVAFGCDQLPAVISAAGVILHYAQAMLQNTLAHVFSLQTYQTDDALALDAMSRRNLELDTNLTGGKNHTLFSILDNATTAMGSRLMNRWLNQPLRNRDILDDRFNAIEDIIEQHSHEAFRDALKPIGDLERILSRVSLYSARPRDILHLGRSLNQLPELQALLKQQTADKWQHLSKQLSLYPELASQLETALVDSPPMLMRDGGVFAEGYDSELDELRNLKNQAGDYLLALEAREKERTGITTLKVGYNRVHGYYIEVSKLQSDKVPADYVRRQTLKAQERYITPELKEFEDKVLSANEKALAREKWLYQQLLERLNQDLQVLQRTAAALAETDVLVSLARQAINLNLTRPTLSAEPGIDIKQGRHLTVEALSNQPFIPNDTCFDEQRRLQIITGPNMGGKSTFMRQTALIAIMAYMGSFVPAESATLGPIDRIFTRIGASDDLTSGRSTFMVEMTETANILHHASPESLILMDEVGRGTSTFDGLALAWAIAEQIAQSIQGYCLFATHYFELTTLVEQFNNTVNIHLSAIEHQDKIVFMHQVEEGPASQSYGLQVAALAGVPATVIEKAKTHLHRLENQTATQQQPSGTASSTEEPVQQFDLFAQPALPEALEKMLADLKTLSVDDLTPRQALEKLYEVTNTVKNASE, from the coding sequence ATGGCTGACACAATCAAGCACACTCCCATGATGCAGCAATACCTTGCTGTTAAAGCAGATTATCCAAATCAATTATTGTTTTATCGAATGGGGGATTTTTATGAGCTCTTTTATGAAGATGCCGTCAAAGCCTCTGAGTTATTGGAAATCACACTCACAGCGCGCGGTAAATCTGGCGGTAACCCCATTCCCATGGCCGGCATTCCCCATCATTCTGCTGAAGGCTATTTGGCTAAGTTGGTAAAGCTTGGGCAATCGGTTGCGATTTGTGAACAAATTGGAGATCCGTCGACATCAAAAGGCCCGGTAGAACGCAAAGTGGTGCGTGTCATCACACCGGGAACCTTAGTAGAGGACGCGTTATTAGAAGACAAGTCTGAAAACTTACTCGCGGCCATTTTCCAACAGGCAGACGAGTATGGCCTGGCGACACTGGACGTTGCCAGTGGCCGCTTTGAAGCCACCTTGTTGCCATCCCCTTCACAATTAAGTGCCGAGGTAGAAAGGCTCAAACCGGCTGAGATCATCTTACCGGACGACCCTCTCTTTAAACAAAACCTGCCTGAAAGCATCCAAAACCGACCAGGCCTGGTCGATTATCCCAGCTGGCACTTCGAAAAAGACAGCTGTCGCAAACGCTTGATTGATCATTTCGGTACACAGGATTTAGTGGCCTTCGGTTGCGACCAACTTCCAGCAGTGATTAGCGCCGCTGGCGTCATTCTGCATTATGCTCAAGCCATGCTACAAAATACGCTGGCCCATGTATTCAGCCTACAAACTTATCAAACCGATGATGCGCTGGCACTGGATGCCATGAGCCGACGTAACCTAGAGCTCGACACCAATCTGACCGGTGGTAAAAACCATACCCTGTTTTCCATTTTAGACAATGCGACCACAGCAATGGGCAGTCGCTTGATGAACCGTTGGCTCAACCAACCTTTACGTAATCGAGACATTCTCGATGATCGTTTCAATGCGATTGAAGACATCATCGAGCAACATAGTCACGAAGCATTTCGGGACGCCTTAAAACCCATTGGAGATTTGGAGCGCATTCTAAGCCGGGTGTCTTTATATTCTGCTCGACCTCGTGACATCTTGCATTTAGGGCGATCTTTAAACCAACTTCCTGAACTTCAAGCCTTATTGAAGCAACAAACAGCCGATAAATGGCAGCATTTGTCTAAACAACTTAGCCTATACCCCGAACTGGCGAGTCAGCTGGAAACAGCATTGGTTGACTCTCCCCCGATGTTAATGCGAGATGGCGGCGTTTTTGCCGAAGGATATGACAGCGAACTGGATGAACTCCGTAACCTTAAAAACCAAGCCGGAGATTATTTACTGGCATTGGAAGCACGAGAAAAAGAACGCACAGGCATTACCACTTTAAAAGTGGGCTACAACCGAGTGCATGGCTACTACATCGAAGTCAGTAAACTACAATCGGATAAAGTGCCGGCAGATTACGTCCGACGCCAAACCTTAAAAGCACAAGAACGTTATATCACCCCCGAGCTGAAAGAATTCGAAGATAAAGTGCTCAGTGCGAACGAAAAAGCACTGGCTCGCGAAAAGTGGTTGTACCAACAATTATTGGAACGCTTAAATCAAGATTTACAAGTACTACAACGCACCGCAGCGGCACTGGCCGAAACAGATGTGCTGGTATCTTTAGCCCGCCAAGCCATTAACCTAAACTTAACACGTCCGACTTTAAGCGCGGAACCTGGCATTGATATCAAACAGGGTCGACACTTAACTGTGGAAGCGTTATCAAATCAACCCTTTATTCCGAACGACACCTGTTTTGATGAACAGCGCCGTCTACAAATTATCACCGGGCCCAACATGGGGGGGAAATCAACTTTTATGCGCCAAACCGCTTTGATTGCGATTATGGCGTACATGGGAAGTTTTGTGCCTGCTGAATCCGCAACGCTTGGGCCGATAGATCGTATTTTCACGCGAATCGGTGCTTCAGATGATCTGACGTCGGGACGTTCCACTTTTATGGTGGAAATGACAGAAACCGCAAACATTCTTCACCATGCCTCGCCGGAATCTTTAATTCTGATGGACGAAGTCGGACGGGGCACCTCGACCTTTGACGGACTGGCACTCGCTTGGGCCATTGCTGAACAGATAGCACAAAGCATTCAGGGCTATTGTCTGTTTGCCACCCATTACTTTGAGCTCACGACACTGGTAGAGCAGTTCAACAATACAGTCAACATCCATCTCAGTGCCATAGAGCATCAAGATAAAATTGTCTTTATGCACCAAGTCGAAGAAGGTCCGGCTTCTCAAAGTTACGGATTACAGGTAGCGGCTTTGGCGGGTGTGCCGGCAACCGTGATTGAAAAAGCTAAAACACACCTGCATCGTTTAGAAAATCAAACCGCGACACAGCAACAACCCTCTGGTACAGCCTCTTCAACAGAAGAGCCGGTACAGCAGTTTGACCTATTCGCCCAACCCGCTTTACCGGAAGCTTTAGAAAAGATGCTGGCAGATCTGAAAACTTTATCTGTTGACGATTTAACCCCGAGGCAAGCGCTTGAAAAATTGTATGAAGTCACTAATACAGTTAAAAACGCATCCGAATAA
- the trxA gene encoding thioredoxin, with protein MEAMIIDVTQDNFDEMVLNNSMHVPVLVDFWAPWCGPCKQVMPMLEKLAHDLAGRFILAKVNTEEQQELANKYQIRSIPSFKIFHQGQMVQELQGAQTASAFREALEPYLKPDLSEDLRQQAQQAFNAGEYDQAIKLLGDASQANPNNFRIHLDLAKMYFQSGHLDKAEALMEKLPDEAKQSKEGKSLQALFKFTQIVANADDIETVQKTLQNDPNNAEALYHLSGYLMLHNHPDKAMSCLLKLFSVAPDYQDGVAKKTLIETFEMLQDERPELVNTYRRQLQNLLF; from the coding sequence ATGGAAGCAATGATTATCGATGTCACTCAGGACAATTTTGACGAAATGGTATTAAACAACTCCATGCATGTTCCCGTTCTGGTTGATTTCTGGGCCCCATGGTGTGGGCCTTGTAAACAAGTCATGCCGATGCTGGAAAAACTCGCGCATGACCTTGCTGGACGATTCATCCTGGCAAAAGTGAATACTGAGGAACAACAAGAGCTGGCGAACAAATACCAGATTCGCAGCATCCCAAGTTTTAAAATTTTCCACCAAGGCCAAATGGTTCAGGAACTTCAAGGCGCACAAACCGCTTCTGCTTTCAGAGAAGCGTTAGAGCCTTACTTAAAACCAGACTTGTCTGAAGATTTAAGACAGCAAGCGCAACAAGCATTTAATGCGGGTGAGTATGATCAGGCAATCAAATTACTGGGAGATGCATCTCAAGCCAACCCAAATAACTTCCGCATTCATTTAGACTTGGCGAAAATGTACTTCCAAAGCGGGCATTTGGACAAGGCCGAAGCCTTAATGGAAAAATTACCGGATGAAGCCAAACAATCAAAGGAAGGAAAATCTTTACAAGCGTTATTTAAATTTACGCAAATTGTGGCAAACGCAGATGACATTGAAACCGTACAAAAAACGTTACAGAACGACCCGAACAATGCAGAAGCACTTTATCATCTTTCGGGGTATCTGATGCTACACAATCATCCCGACAAAGCGATGAGCTGTTTACTCAAACTCTTCTCAGTGGCGCCCGACTATCAAGATGGTGTGGCGAAAAAGACCTTGATTGAAACGTTTGAAATGTTACAAGATGAGCGCCCTGAACTGGTAAACACCTACCGTCGACAATTACAGAACTTACTTTTTTAG